One region of Triticum aestivum cultivar Chinese Spring chromosome 6B, IWGSC CS RefSeq v2.1, whole genome shotgun sequence genomic DNA includes:
- the LOC123139943 gene encoding uncharacterized protein isoform X1: protein MRQADPEKKRPHRSKVYLATHKKKDDVDAKNKDRNKRLDRLENLITERPELAQNLNGRVAWEGDALQEVLGKEKIGQVHGMGLLPTPKQVYGRMPRYLKNINMTTTDGSPYEVEHDVWEVIAKMKEHIKKQDQIIKDMNNKEGYVNNGIEEENLQSNDNGISRSPVLLGKTKRTQCNGPVEARSSMQHDIPEDNNLSRLHEKVGDHDVNQLQIQQNSSSPQDLVIDSVLEVREMRNITGESVSRPNQQRTRTEHPHRSKRRRSSSIKVKIHQVAWFTAPKLTTQTLIIMSA, encoded by the exons ATG AGGCAAGCTGATCCTGAAAAGAAACGACCACACAGATCAAAGGTTTATTtagcaactcacaagaagaaggACGATGTTGATGCTAAAAATAAAGATAGAAATAAGCGCCTG GATCGATTGGAGAATCTAATAACCGAACGACCAGAGTTGGCACAAAATTTGAATGGAAGAGTCGCATGGGAAGGTGATGCCCTGCAGGAAGTGTTAGGGAAAGAAAAGATTGGACAAGTGCATGGCATGGGTTTGCTTCCAACTCCTAAGCAAGTCTACGGTCGGATGCCACGGTATCTAAAGAACATCAATATGACTACAACTGATGGATCACCATATGAAGTTGAACATGACGTTTGGGAGGTAATAGCAAAGATGAAGGAGCATATAAAAAAGCAAGACCAGATTATTAAAGATATGAATaacaaagaaggctatgtcaataATGGCATAGAAGAG GAAAACCTCCAATCAAATGATAATGGTATTTCTCGGTCACCAGTACTGCTTGGTAAAACAAAG AGAACCCAGTGCAATGGACCCGTTGAGGCACGCTCGTCTATGCAACATGACATTCCTGAGGATAATAATTTATCACGTTTGCATGAAAAG GTTGGCGACCATGATGTCAACCAATTACAAATTCAACAAAATTCATCATCACCACAAGACCTTGTTATTGATTCCGTGCTAGAG GTGAGGGAAATGAGGAATATTACGGGTGAATCTGTTTCAAGACCGAACCAGCAAAGGACTAGAACTGAACACCCACACCGCTCAAAAAGAAGGCGTTCTTCTTCCATCAAGGTAAAGATTCACCAAGTAGCATGGTTTACTGCACC
- the LOC123139943 gene encoding uncharacterized protein isoform X2: MATDKLTIYLHYEDTNQEAKILQRSMMRRDVSYYDLILMIEEVGFQAIDFLYYAKKTRLGSSYLVHIYDEGLVMKMLSDPEIVKAVHLYVSKEKADDHIAPPSKQIDVAPSNHPNESVLLQDGGVSAEAAGQLTTQGPQRPPRRSKRLNVIQVTDQRDDEDGDCNNGEQFPQGHESQALVGEEGQVHNQVDKEVRKRKRTSLPIVWNMPKGQRIVVKCNEDSQPIGDEGAILGKFLGTVARNGGFCPLNINDWRHVKKNSDKVRVSSIM, translated from the exons ATGGCGACGGACAAGTTGACCATATACctgcactatgaagatacaaatcAGGAAGCCAAAATTTTACAAAGATCCATGATGAGACGTGATGTCTCGTATTACGACTTAATCTTGATGATCGAAGAAGTTGGCTTTCAGGCAATTGACTTTCTGTACTATGCAAAAAAAACCCGTCTAGGCAGCTCCTACTTAGTTCACATTTATGATGAAGGTCTTGTGATGAAAATGTTGTCCGACCCTGAGATTGTGAAAGCTGTCCATCTGTATGTGTCTAAGGAGAAGGCTGACGATCATATTGCTCCGCCTAGCAAGCAAATTGATGTTGCTCCATCTAACCATCCAAATGAGAGTGTTCTCTTACAGGACGGTGGTGTCTCTGCTGAAGCGGCAGGGCAACTTACTACGCAAGGGCCGCAAA GACCACCACGTAGGTCAAAAAGGTTGAATGTGATTCAGGTTACGGACcaacgtgatgatgaagatggagacTGCAACAATGGTGAGCAATTCCCACAAGGTCATGAATCACAAGCATTGGTCGGTGAAGAGGGTCAAGTTCACAATCAAG TAGACAAAGAAGTACGCAAGCGCAAGAGAACAAGCTTGCCAATTGTCTGGAACATGCCAAAGGGGCAGAGAATAGTTGTGAAATGCAATGAAGATAGCCAGCCTATAGGAGATGAAGGTGCAATCTTGGGGAAGTTTCTGGGCACGGTTGCTAGAAATGGAGGATTTTGCCCACTAAACATAAATGATTGGCGTCATGTCAAAAAGAATAGTG ACAAAGTTCGTGTATCCTCGATCATGTGA